The genomic segment TCGCTCGAAATGCACGCCCTCCGCGAGCGTCGTCTCGTACGCGCGATTGACCGCCTCCTTGGCCATCATTACGGCCGGCAGCGAGAATCCAGCGATGATCGTCGCAGCTTCGACGGCCTCATCCAGGAGACGGTCCGCCCCGACGACACGCGACACCAGCCCCGCGCGCTCCGCCTCATTCGCATCCATCATGCGCGCGGTTAGGCACATGTCCATCGCCTTGGCCTTCGAAACGGCGCGCGGCAAGCGCTGCGTGCCGCCCGCGCCCGGAATGACGCCAAGCTTGATCTCGGGTTGGCCGAATCTGGCCGTATCGGCGGCGATGACGATGTCGCACATCATCGCGAGTTCACAACCGCCGCCGAGCGCGAAGCCCGCGACCGCTGCGATGACCGGCTTGCGAATCGTGCGGATCGCTTCCCAGTTGCGCGTGATGTAGTCGCCCTTGTAGACATCCATATAGGAATAGCTCGCCATCATGCCGATGTCCGCACCCGCGGCGAACGCCTTCTCGCTGCCGGTCAGCACGATTGCGCCGATGTCGTCGTCGGCGTCGAACGCCTTTAGCGCGGCGCCCAACTCGTCCATCAGCGCATCGTTCAGCGCGTTGAGCGCCTTGGGACGGTTGAGCGTGATGAGTCCAACCCGACCACGCGTCTCAACCAGCAGATTCTCATAAGCCATTCGCTCCTCCCTTTCCTATCCTCAGGTAAGCCCTAATGAAAAGACGTCGTCAACAGTATCTCGATAATGCTACCATTACCAACCAACCGGTCGGTTAATTATTCGATCTGGCACCTTTCCTCGTTCTCTTTCTCGCGACCATGACACATCCGCTATTCACGAAGCACGAAGCGACGCTCGATAAAGCGCTCGCAGCCATCGAAACGCGCGGCTACTGGAGCCCGTTCGTCGAAATGCCGAGCCCCAAAGTGTACGGGGAAACGGCCAGCGCCGACGGCGAAGCCGCCTTCAAAGCGCATTTCGGCAAGACATTCGAACTCGACCAGCCTTCCACCGGCGAGACGGTCGGGAAGGAACGCTCGCCGTTCGGCGTCGCGCTCGACATCCGCTATCCGAAGTCCGATCCCGACGCGCTCATTCAAGCCGCCGCTCACGCGCAAGCCGGCTGGCGCGCCGCCGGACCGCGGGCGTGGGTCGGCGTGAGCATGGAGATTCTTTCGCGTCTGAATCGCGCCAGTTTCGAGATTGCGTACAGCGTGATGCATACGACCGGCCAGGCCTTCATGATGGCGTTCCAGGCCGGCGGCCCACACGCGCAGGACCGCGCGCTCGAAGCGGTGGTCTACGCGTGGGACCAGTTGCGCCGCATTCCCGCCGAAGCCCACTGGGAAAAGCCGCAGGGCAAGAACCCGCCACTTGCGATGCAAAAGCGCTTTGCCGTTGTCCCGCGCGGCACCGGGCTCGTACTCGGCTGCTGCACGTTCCCGACCTGGAATGGCTATCCCGGCATGTTCGCCGATCTCGCGACCGGCAATTCCGTTATCGTCAAGCCGCACCCGGGCGCGATCCTGCCGCTCGCGATCACGGTGCGTATCGCGCGTGACGTGCTCCGCGAAGCGGGCTTCGATCCGAACCTCGTCACCCTGCTCGCCACCGAGCCGAACGATGGCGCGCTCGTACAGGAACTGGCCGTGCGCCCCGAAATCAAGCTGATCGACTTCACGGGCAGCACGCAAAACGGCACCTGGCTCGAACGCAACGCGCACCAGGCGCAGGTGTACACCGAGAAGGCGGGCGTGAATCAGATCGTCATCGATTCCGTGGACGACATGAAAGCCGCAGCGCGCAACATCGCCTTCTCTCTTGCCCTCTACTCGGGCCAGATGTGCACGGCGCCGCAGAACATCTACGTGCCGCGCGATGGCATCCGCACCGCCGACGGACAACTGAGTTTCGACGACGTCGCCAAAGCGCTCGCAGGCGCAGTCGAGAGACTGGCGTCCGATCCGGCACGCGCCGTCGAACTCACCGGTGCGATCCAGAATGAAGGCGTCGTGGAGCGTGTCGCCGAAGCGCGCAAGCTCGGCGACGTCCTGCTCGACAGCCAATCGCTCACGCACCCCGCCTTTCCGGACGCGCGAGTGCACACTCCGCTCATGCTCAAGCTCGACGCGCGCACCGACGAAGCCAAGTTCACCAAGGAATGGTTCGGGCCGATTTCGTTCATCGTCGCGACGGACTCGACCGCGCATTCGCTCGAACTGGCCGCCTCGATCGCACGCACGCACGGCGCGTTGACGTTGTCGGTCTACAGCACCGACGACAAGGTGATCGACGCCGCGCACGAAGCAGCCATCGAAGGCGGCGTCGCGCTTTCGATCAACCTCACGGGCGGCGTGTTCGTCAATCAGACTGCCGCATTCTCGGACTTTCACGGCACGGGCGCGAACCCGGCGGCCAACGCCGCGCTTTCGGACGCCGCGTTCGTCGCGAATCGTTTCCGTGTAGTGCAGAGCCGGGTCCATGTTGCGCCGAAGGCCGCCCCGGCGGAAGCCGGCCAAACGGCATAAGCCGATCTGCACAAAGGTGCGAAGGCCGAATCGCCGTGCAAACGGCCTATAACATTCGGCCTAATGGAAAGCCATCGGTCGCGCGGCTAGTATCGGAACCAAGGGAAAACCGGTCCGCGACAGCCGCTGCGACCGCGCTTCGGCGACAAAGGAGATGCAATGACAGAGAAGTCCGTGCTGTTCCACATTGACAGCGAGACGCGCGTCGCGACGTTGACGCTCAATCGTCCCGACAAGCTGAACAGCTTCACACGCGAAATGCATCGCGAGTTGAATCAGGCGCTCACTGAAATCGAGGCGGGCAATGCACGCGCGCTCGTCGTTACAGGCGCGGGACGCGGGTTTTGTGCGGGACAGGATCTCGCTGACCTGGATTTCACGCCGGGCTCGATGTCGGATCTCGGCGATCTCATCGACGAGTACTTCAATCCGCTCGTGCGCAGGCTGCAGGCCATGCGCATGCCCGTCATCGGCGCGGTGAACGGCACGGCTGCAGGCGCCGGCGCGAATCTGGCGATGGCGTGTGACCTCGTCATCGCGGCGCGGTCAGCGAGTTTCATTCAGGCGTTCGTGAAAATCGGCCTCGTGCCGGATTCGGGTGGAACGTGGCTCCTGCCGCGACGCGTGGGCGAAGCGCGCGCGCTCGGCCTCGCGCTGACTGGCGAGAAACTCAGCGCGGAAAAAGCGGAAGCCTGGGGAATCGTGTGGCGCGTCGTCGAGGATGGCGAGTTGCAGCAGGCGGCAGCGCAACTGGCCGCGCAACTCGCGCAGCAGCCGGCGCGCGCGGTCGTCGCGATCAAGCAGGCGATCCGCGCGAGCGCCAACAAGACATTCGATCAGCAACTCGATCTCGAACGCGATCTGCAACGCGAACTGGGTGCGTCGCCCGACTATATCGAAGGCGTCGCCGCGTTCAAGGAAAAGCGCGCGCCGCGCTTCGAAGGTCTGTGAGAACCGAATCAATCTGGAGACGCCTGTGACGCCACAACAACTCGCGGAAGCCACAGCCAAGGCCATGTACGAAGCCGACGCATGCTCGCGCGCGCTCGGCATTGAACTGATCGAAGTACGGCCGGGCTATGCGCGGCTGCAAATGAACGTGCGACCCGACTTCCTCAACGGCCACGCGATCTGCCACGGCGGGCTGATGTTCACGCTGGCGGACTCCGCGTTCGCCTTCGCCTGCAACTCATACAACATCAGCACGGTCGCGGCAGGCTGTTCGATCGAGTTCCTGCGCCCCGTGCAAGGCGGCGATCGTCTGACCGCCGAGGCGATCGAGCAGACGCTGAGCGGCCGCACGGGCATCTACGATATTCGCGTGACGAACCGGGAAGGCGAAGCGGTCGCGATGTTCCGCGGCAAATCGGCACAAATCAGAGGTACCGTGATCCCCGCGTGACGGGACTCGTTCATATAACGGACGCGGCATGAAAAGGCCGCGCCGCATAGTCAGCATCAAGGAGACAGCAATGACCACCCCGCTGCCGCTCGAGCCGATCGAGAAAGCGAGCCGAGACGAACTCGCGGCGTTGCAGCTCGAGCGCCTCAAATGGACGCTCAGGCACGCCTACGAGAACTCGCCGGTGTACAGGCGCAAGTTCGACGAAGCCGGTGTCCATCCGGATGACGTCACATCGCTTTCGGATCTCGCGCGCTTCCCGTTCACGACCAAAAAGGATCTGCGCGACAACTACCCGTTCGGCATGTTCGCCGTGCCGCAGGAGCGTGTCTCGCGCATCCACGCATCGTCAGGGACGACGGGAAAGCCCACGGTCGTCGGCTACACCACTCAGGATCTCGACAACTGGGCGAACCTCGTCGCGCGCTCGATCCGCGCGGCGGGCGCGCGGCGCGGTGACAAGGTCCACGTGAGCTACGGCTATGGACTGTTCACTGGCGGACTCGGCGCGCACTACGGCGCGGAGCGCGCGGGGCTCACCGTCATTCCCTTCGGCGGCGGCCAGACCGAGAAGCAGGTACAGCTGATTCAGGACTTCCGGCCCGACATCATCATGGTCACGCCGAGCTACATGCTCTCGATCGCCGACGAACTGGAGCGCCAGGGAATCGAGCCGGCGAGCTGCTCGCTGCGGATCGGCATCTTCGGCGCGGAGCCGTGGACGAACGACATGCGCCGCGCCATCGAAACGCGCATGGGAATCGACGCCGTCGACATCTATGGGCTCTCGGAAGTCATGGGGCCGGGTGTGGCGTCGGAATGCGCGGAAACCAAGGACGGCCCGACCATCTGGGAAGACCACTTCTATCCCGAGATTATCGATCCGGAAACCGGCGAAGTGTTGCCCGATGGCGAATTCGGCGAACTCGTGTTCACCTCGCTTACGAAGGAAGCCCTGCCGATCATTCGATATCGCACGCGCGATCTGACGCGCCTTCTGCCCGGAACGGCCCGCACGATGCGTCGCATGGAGAAGATCACGGGCCGCTCCGACGACATGATGATCGTGCGCGGTGTCAACGTCTTCCCGACGCAGATCGAAGAGTTGCTGCTCAAGCGTCCCGTGCTCGCGCCGCATTATCAGATCGTGCTCACCAAAGAGGGCCCGCTCGACGTGCTGACGTTGAACGTCGAACCGTGCCCGGAATCGGCGCCGGACGCCACTGCGCTCGACAGCGCAAAGGCCGCGCTCATTTACGACATCAAGGCGCTGATCGGCGTAAGTGCCGTGGTGAACGTGCTTGGGGTGAACGGTATCGAACGTTCGGTCGGCAAGGCGCGGCGCGTGATCGACCGGCGCAACATGACCTGATGAAGTGAAAAAGCTCGCGAGCCGTTACGGCCGCGAGCTTTTTTCATTGCCGCGAGAGAATGCTGAAAGATCAGGAATTCGGCAGCAGCAGCCACATTCTGCCGCCCTGCTTCATGCGTCCCGCGAGATCGCCGGCGTCGTCGCCGAGGCCCCAGAAGTAGTCCGCGCGCACCCCGCCCTTGATCGCCGAGCCCGTGTCCTGCGCGAACACCAGGCGGTTCATCGGCTGGTTGCTGAGCGGACGTGTCGTCTGGAGGAACACGGGCGTGCCGAGCGGAATAGCGGAAGGATCGACCGCGATCGAACGTTCGGGCGTCAGCGGCACGCCGAGCGCGCCGACCGGGCCATCGCCGAGGCTCGCGGGCATCGTTTCGTTCGCCGGCATTTCCCGGAAGAACACGAAGCGCGGATTCACGTCGAGCAGCGCGTCGACGCGCGCGGGGTTCGACTTCGCCCAGGCCTTGATGCCTTGCATCGTCGCTTGCGCGGGCGTGAGTTCGCCGCGATCGAGCAGCTCCTTGCCAATCGACTTATACGGCTGATTGTTCGTGCCACCGAAGCCCACGCGCATCACGCTGCCGTCTTCCATGGTGACGCGTCCCGAGCCCTGCACTTGCAGGAAAAACGCTTCGATCGGATCGTCGACCCACACGAGTTCGTTGCCGGTCAGCACGCCCGAACGTTCGAGTTGCGCGCGCACAGGCAGCGCCGAGCCAGGCTTGTACCGATACGGCCAGCGATACAGCGCGTACTGATACACCCCGTGCCGCGTGCGCGAGCCGCGCAGCAGCGGCTCGTAGTAGCCGGTCACGAGACCGTCGAGCGTGCCGTCGGTGTTGGCGAGCTGAAAAGGCGTGAAATAGGTTTCGAAGAAGCTGCGCGCCGCCGACATGTCGAGGTCGTCGAGCCGCTGCGCCGCCGTGCACGCCTTCTGCCAGTTGGCCTGACGCGCGAGCCGGCTGCAGTTCTGACGCAACGCCGCCGTCGCGCCGATGAGCGAATCGTCCTGCCACCCCGGCACCTGCTGCCAGCTCACCGCCGTCAGGCGCGACGCGGCGCGCTGTCCGGTCGTGATCGGCGTGCCGGGAGTCGCCGTGG from the Caballeronia sp. NK8 genome contains:
- the paaN gene encoding phenylacetic acid degradation protein PaaN, which produces MTHPLFTKHEATLDKALAAIETRGYWSPFVEMPSPKVYGETASADGEAAFKAHFGKTFELDQPSTGETVGKERSPFGVALDIRYPKSDPDALIQAAAHAQAGWRAAGPRAWVGVSMEILSRLNRASFEIAYSVMHTTGQAFMMAFQAGGPHAQDRALEAVVYAWDQLRRIPAEAHWEKPQGKNPPLAMQKRFAVVPRGTGLVLGCCTFPTWNGYPGMFADLATGNSVIVKPHPGAILPLAITVRIARDVLREAGFDPNLVTLLATEPNDGALVQELAVRPEIKLIDFTGSTQNGTWLERNAHQAQVYTEKAGVNQIVIDSVDDMKAAARNIAFSLALYSGQMCTAPQNIYVPRDGIRTADGQLSFDDVAKALAGAVERLASDPARAVELTGAIQNEGVVERVAEARKLGDVLLDSQSLTHPAFPDARVHTPLMLKLDARTDEAKFTKEWFGPISFIVATDSTAHSLELAASIARTHGALTLSVYSTDDKVIDAAHEAAIEGGVALSINLTGGVFVNQTAAFSDFHGTGANPAANAALSDAAFVANRFRVVQSRVHVAPKAAPAEAGQTA
- a CDS encoding enoyl-CoA hydratase, whose protein sequence is MAYENLLVETRGRVGLITLNRPKALNALNDALMDELGAALKAFDADDDIGAIVLTGSEKAFAAGADIGMMASYSYMDVYKGDYITRNWEAIRTIRKPVIAAVAGFALGGGCELAMMCDIVIAADTARFGQPEIKLGVIPGAGGTQRLPRAVSKAKAMDMCLTARMMDANEAERAGLVSRVVGADRLLDEAVEAATIIAGFSLPAVMMAKEAVNRAYETTLAEGVHFERRLFHSLFATEDQKEGMAAFVEKRKPVFKHQ
- the paaG gene encoding 2-(1,2-epoxy-1,2-dihydrophenyl)acetyl-CoA isomerase PaaG; amino-acid sequence: MTEKSVLFHIDSETRVATLTLNRPDKLNSFTREMHRELNQALTEIEAGNARALVVTGAGRGFCAGQDLADLDFTPGSMSDLGDLIDEYFNPLVRRLQAMRMPVIGAVNGTAAGAGANLAMACDLVIAARSASFIQAFVKIGLVPDSGGTWLLPRRVGEARALGLALTGEKLSAEKAEAWGIVWRVVEDGELQQAAAQLAAQLAQQPARAVVAIKQAIRASANKTFDQQLDLERDLQRELGASPDYIEGVAAFKEKRAPRFEGL
- the paaK gene encoding phenylacetate--CoA ligase PaaK yields the protein MTTPLPLEPIEKASRDELAALQLERLKWTLRHAYENSPVYRRKFDEAGVHPDDVTSLSDLARFPFTTKKDLRDNYPFGMFAVPQERVSRIHASSGTTGKPTVVGYTTQDLDNWANLVARSIRAAGARRGDKVHVSYGYGLFTGGLGAHYGAERAGLTVIPFGGGQTEKQVQLIQDFRPDIIMVTPSYMLSIADELERQGIEPASCSLRIGIFGAEPWTNDMRRAIETRMGIDAVDIYGLSEVMGPGVASECAETKDGPTIWEDHFYPEIIDPETGEVLPDGEFGELVFTSLTKEALPIIRYRTRDLTRLLPGTARTMRRMEKITGRSDDMMIVRGVNVFPTQIEELLLKRPVLAPHYQIVLTKEGPLDVLTLNVEPCPESAPDATALDSAKAALIYDIKALIGVSAVVNVLGVNGIERSVGKARRVIDRRNMT
- a CDS encoding murein transglycosylase A, encoding MKISKASATSDSSAKISIGYSSNRSDMAVPIKNEHCMRFARPTARLAAWAASIATAVLLASCGGGNYVKPGPATATPGTPITTGQRAASRLTAVSWQQVPGWQDDSLIGATAALRQNCSRLARQANWQKACTAAQRLDDLDMSAARSFFETYFTPFQLANTDGTLDGLVTGYYEPLLRGSRTRHGVYQYALYRWPYRYKPGSALPVRAQLERSGVLTGNELVWVDDPIEAFFLQVQGSGRVTMEDGSVMRVGFGGTNNQPYKSIGKELLDRGELTPAQATMQGIKAWAKSNPARVDALLDVNPRFVFFREMPANETMPASLGDGPVGALGVPLTPERSIAVDPSAIPLGTPVFLQTTRPLSNQPMNRLVFAQDTGSAIKGGVRADYFWGLGDDAGDLAGRMKQGGRMWLLLPNS
- the paaI gene encoding hydroxyphenylacetyl-CoA thioesterase PaaI — translated: MYEADACSRALGIELIEVRPGYARLQMNVRPDFLNGHAICHGGLMFTLADSAFAFACNSYNISTVAAGCSIEFLRPVQGGDRLTAEAIEQTLSGRTGIYDIRVTNREGEAVAMFRGKSAQIRGTVIPA